Within the Calderihabitans maritimus genome, the region AAATCGAGATTATTCTTTTCCTTAAAGTCGTTAAGATAGGGAACATGTTGGAAGTAATTAGCGTCCAATTCACCGTCAGCCAGGGCCTGATTGGGTAAAACGTAATCAGTAAATTCTTTTATTTCCAGTTCAATACCTTTTTCGGCCAGCAACGGCTTGGCCGCTTCCAAGATCTCGGCATGAGGTACCGGAGTAGCTCCTACTACCAGCTTGACCGTTTCCTGCTTGGTTTCTGTTTCCCCGGCCTTACCAGTTTCTTGTGTTTCGGTAGCAGACTGGCCGCAACCGGCTACCAGTAGAAACACTAAGGTTAGTGTTATTGCTACAATAAAAACTTTACTTAATTTCATTTTAGTCCCTCCTTGTAACTTAGTAGAAACAAACTCAAGTTTGCTTCTTGTTCAGTTTGGCGGATAAGTAATCGCCAACCATTTGTAGAAGCTGTACCATTACAATAAGAAGAATTACGGTGATAAGCATTACATCGCCTTTATAGCGATAGTAACCGTACCTTACGGCTATATCTCCCAGACCACCTCCTCCCACAAAGCCGGCCATGGCGGAATAACCGATAAGAGTTATGGTAGTAATAGTGGCGCCAAGTACAAGAGAGGGTAAAGCTTCCGGAATAAGTACCTTCCAGATTATTTGCCAAGGTGTAGCTCCCATGGCCAGAGCTGCTTCTATAACTCCCCATTCTATCTCTTTAAGGGCTGTCTCCACCATACGGGCTACAAAAGGAGTAGCACCTACGGTGAGAGGTACCGCGGCTGCTGTAGTTCCTATGGAGGTGCCAACTACCACGCGGGTAAAAGGAATTAACGCTACAAGGAGAATAATAAAGGGAATGGAACGAGTGGCGTTGATAATTGCTCCCAAAACCTTGTTAACCGGAACGTTTTCTAAAATATGGCCTTTTTCGCTGGTGACCAACAGAATCCCCAGGGGAATACCGAACAGGTGAGACAGCAGTACGGAAATACCGACCATATAAATGGTTTCCCAGGTGCCTTTAACTATCAGTTTCACAACTTCCCCTTCAAACATCAGATAACACCTCCAGTTGCAGGCGTTTTTCCTTCAAGAAACGCAGCGCTTCTTCTACCTCGCTATCCTTCCCCTGGAGTTCTAGGGTGAGGGTGCCAAAAATGGTATCCTTAATGTGGTCGATGTTGCCGTAAAGGACGTTGGCCCTAACCTGACACTGCTGAACCATGCTGGAGATTACCGGTTCTTTGGCTGTCTCTCCTATAAATGATATGCGTATAAGTTTCCCCGCTGTTCCGTTGGCGGTACGGTTTTTAAACCGGGTGCGAATTGGCTCAGGAATTTCCGTATTAATTATACTATTAATGAACTTGCGAGTGGTTGCGGAGCGGGGCCGGGTGAAAATGTCTATAACCGGTCCTTCCTCTACAATCTTACCGTCTTCAATTACGGCTACTTTATCGCAAATTTCTTTGATGACCTGCATTTCATGGGTGATTAACACAATAGTCAGGTTGAGTTTCTCATTGATATCCCGCAGAAGGTGAAGGATAGACCGGGTAGTGCGCGGGTCCAAAGCTGAAGTGGCTTCGTCGCATAATAGTACTTTCGGATCGTTGGCCAGCGCCCGGGCTATACCTACCCTCTGTTTTTGCCCTCCGCTGAGCTGGGAAGGATAGGCATGGGCTTTGTCGCTGAGACCTACCAGCTCCAGCATTTCGCTTACTTTTTCCCTGATAAGTTGCCGGGGAAGGCCGGCAATTTCCAGGGGAAAGGCCACATTGGCA harbors:
- a CDS encoding methionine ABC transporter ATP-binding protein, with the translated sequence MIEIKNLRKIFPTQNGPVVALDGINLRIEAGEIYGIIGLSGAGKSTLIRCINMLEKPTEGQVIVDGQNFTSLNARQLREARRQIGMIFQHFNLLSSRTVFANVAFPLEIAGLPRQLIREKVSEMLELVGLSDKAHAYPSQLSGGQKQRVGIARALANDPKVLLCDEATSALDPRTTRSILHLLRDINEKLNLTIVLITHEMQVIKEICDKVAVIEDGKIVEEGPVIDIFTRPRSATTRKFINSIINTEIPEPIRTRFKNRTANGTAGKLIRISFIGETAKEPVISSMVQQCQVRANVLYGNIDHIKDTIFGTLTLELQGKDSEVEEALRFLKEKRLQLEVLSDV
- a CDS encoding methionine ABC transporter permease, with the translated sequence MFEGEVVKLIVKGTWETIYMVGISVLLSHLFGIPLGILLVTSEKGHILENVPVNKVLGAIINATRSIPFIILLVALIPFTRVVVGTSIGTTAAAVPLTVGATPFVARMVETALKEIEWGVIEAALAMGATPWQIIWKVLIPEALPSLVLGATITTITLIGYSAMAGFVGGGGLGDIAVRYGYYRYKGDVMLITVILLIVMVQLLQMVGDYLSAKLNKKQT